Genomic segment of Streptosporangium sp. NBC_01755:
CGCGATGCCGTAGGGGATGAACGCCCCGGTGTCGTGCAGGAACCGGTCACGCAGCCCCAGCACGATTCCGTCCCTGGTGGCCGCGAGCTCGATGTCGTGGATCTGCAGCCGCTCGTGGGTCATGTGCACGAAGTTCTCGGAGCGGTCCTCGATCCACTTCACCGGACGGCCGAACTCACGGGCCGCCAGGGGCACCAGGACCTCGTTCGCGTACGGGAAGTGAATCTTCGGGCCGAAGCCGCCCCCCACGTCGGGAGCGATGACCCGCACCGCGTGCTCGTCCAGATCGAACAGGCTGGCCAGTGCCCCGCGCAGCCCGATCGGTGCCTGGGTCCCGTCCCAGACCGTCAGCTCGCCGGACACCTCGTCCCAGCGCGCCGCGGTCGCCAGGCACTCCATCGGTGCGGCGGTGCTCCGCTCGCAGTGCACGGTGATCGACGTGATGTGGTCGGCTTTGGCGAACGCCGATGCCACGTCGCCGCTCTCCTGCACCAGGTTCGCCGCGATGTTGTTCGGGACGTCGGCGTGCACGAGCGGCGCCCCGGGCTCGGCGGCGCGTCGCAGGTCGATCTCGACGGGCAGCGTCTCGTACTCGACATCGATCAGCAGCGCGGCGTCCTCGGCGACGTAGCGGTCGACGGCGACGACGAACGCGATGGCCTGGCCGACGTAGAACACCTCGTCGCGGGCGAGCGGATACTGGGTCCGGCCGTGCGTGATGCACGGGTGCGGGATCAGCAGCGGCATCTTCATGTCGAGGCTGCCGAGGTCTTCGTGGGTGTATACCTTCAGCACGCCGGGCAGCGCCGCGGCCCTGGAGACGTCCAGGCGGGTGATCTTCGCGTGCGCGACGTTGCCGCGTGCGAACGCTCCGTGCAGCGCGCCCTCCAGCGGGATGTCGTCGACGTAGCGGCCCTTACCCCGGATTAGCCTGTCGTCCTCGTTGCGCTGTACCCGAGCGCCGAACTGGCGGGTGGACACCGGCCGTCACCCCTTCTCGTTGGTGAGTTCGGCAGCACGCCGCACCGCCGACACGATGTTCATGTAGCCGGTGCACCGGCAGACGTTGCCCGCGATGTCCTCACGAATCGAGTCGTCCTCGGCGGTCCGCAGGTCGTCTCGCTCATCGAGGAGACCGGCGACCGCCATCATGAATCCCGGGGTGCAGAACCCGCACTGCAGCGCGTGGCACTCCTTGAACGCCTGCTGCACCGGGTGCAGGCTCCCGTCCGCGTTCGCCAGTCCCTCGACGGTGCGGATGGAGCATCCGTCCACCTGGACGGCCAGCGTCAGGCACGACCTCGCCGGGGTGCCGTCGATGTGGACCGTGCAGGCGCCGCACACCCCGTGCTCGCAGCCGACATGCGTACCGGTCAGCCGGAGCCGGTGCCTCAGGAAGTCGCTCAGCAGCAGCCTGGTCGGCACCTCCTCGCTGACCGCGCGTCCGTTGACCTCGACGTTGATCTGGACGAGGGCGTTCGGCTCGAATTCAGTGGTCTCGGTCATCACGCACCATCTGTTCTGGTCATCGCCGTTGTGAGGTTTCGTTCGACGAGGCCGGCGAGTACGTGCTGCCGGTACGCCTTGCTCGTCGCGCTGTCGTCGGAAACGGTCACCGCGTCGCGGGCCAGTGCCCCCGCCTCGGCGAACAGCTCCGGCGACGGCGACTTGCCGGTCAGGAGGCGCTCGCACTCGGTCAGCAGGGCCGGTGTGGTGGCGATTCCGCAGGCGCCGAGCCGTACCCGGTCGATCCGCCGGTCGGCGCCGAGCTTGAGCGTGACGGCGACCCCGGCCACCGAGTAGTCGCCGTGCCTGCGGGCGAACTCGGCGAACGCCCAGCCCTCACCGGGCTCCAGCGCCGGTATGGCCGCCTCGACGAGCAGCTCGTCGGGCTCCATGACGGTGGTGAAGATGAACTCGAAGAAATCCTCGGCCGCGATGGTCCGGCTGCCCGACGGCCCGCAGACGGTGATCGCGCCACGCATCGTGGTCAGCAGCGTCGGCAACTCCGCGGAGGGATCGGCGTGCGCCAGGCTGCCGCCGACCGTGCCCCGGTTGCGGATCACCGGATGTGCCACGTTCAGCAGGGTCTCGCGGATCAGCGGGTTCGCCGCAGCGACCTCGTCGTTCTGCTCGACCACTCGCTGCCGAGCCATCGCACCGATCCGCACGACGCCGTCCGCCACTCGAACATAGTTGAGTTCGTCAAGTTTCCGCAGGTCGATGACGACCTCTGGATTGGCCAGCCTGAAGTTCATCGTCGGGATGAGGCTCTGTCCACCGGCAAGGATCACCGAGTCCTCGAACCTGGCCCGGATGTCGATGGCATCCCGCAACGTCGACGGCAACGCGTATCGAAAAGCGGATGGTTTCAACTGTCACTCCTACAAGGGTCGAATCGATCGGCACCGCCGGCGACCCGGTACGGTGCCGTCGTCACAGGTCCGTCAGCTTGCCCTCGTACTCCGGGTAGCTCATCGGTGACTTCGCCACGATCGAATCCTTGTTCTCGCCGGTCATCATGTCCTGGAAGACGGTGTTCTTGAAAGTCGGGTTGCCGCCCTCGATCGCGGCGCGCACCGCCTCCGTGGCGAGCACCCCCGTCTCGGCCGCCGAGTAGTAGCGGGTCGCCGCCAGGTACGGCGTGCCCAGCCAGGTCAGCATCTCCGCATCCGCGTCGCTGGTGACGTGGGTGATGTTCTTGATGTCGTTCTGCTTCAGGTACGCGGAGACGCCGTTGCCCATCGCCGCGGCGTAGGACACGACCGTGGTCACGTCCGGGTGCGCCTGCAGCGCGCGCTCGACGACACCGACCGCCTTGCTACGGTCGAAGTACCCCTGTTCGCGGAGCACAATCTGGAATCCGCTCCCCTTGAGCGATTCGTCCAGGCCCTGGTCGATCCGTTCCGAGAATCCCTGCC
This window contains:
- a CDS encoding (2Fe-2S)-binding protein encodes the protein MTETTEFEPNALVQINVEVNGRAVSEEVPTRLLLSDFLRHRLRLTGTHVGCEHGVCGACTVHIDGTPARSCLTLAVQVDGCSIRTVEGLANADGSLHPVQQAFKECHALQCGFCTPGFMMAVAGLLDERDDLRTAEDDSIREDIAGNVCRCTGYMNIVSAVRRAAELTNEKG
- a CDS encoding FAD binding domain-containing protein yields the protein MKPSAFRYALPSTLRDAIDIRARFEDSVILAGGQSLIPTMNFRLANPEVVIDLRKLDELNYVRVADGVVRIGAMARQRVVEQNDEVAAANPLIRETLLNVAHPVIRNRGTVGGSLAHADPSAELPTLLTTMRGAITVCGPSGSRTIAAEDFFEFIFTTVMEPDELLVEAAIPALEPGEGWAFAEFARRHGDYSVAGVAVTLKLGADRRIDRVRLGACGIATTPALLTECERLLTGKSPSPELFAEAGALARDAVTVSDDSATSKAYRQHVLAGLVERNLTTAMTRTDGA